From the genome of Leptolyngbya iicbica LK, one region includes:
- a CDS encoding o-succinylbenzoate synthase, giving the protein MRVEVRPYRRPFRQPLQTAHGPWAVREGIILRFEDEQGQVTFGEIAPIPWFGTETLEQARAWCDRFSRNFALEQIDDIPDSLPACQFGFGAARDRVAWVSPARFEMPSLKPPGPLSVCALLPTGAAALEGWQGLWEQGHRTFKWKIGVAALAEELSLFQQLVKAVPSELRLRLDANGGLTGEEAATWLAECDRAPLPIEFLEQPLPPAQILDWLPQVKGQFQTAIAVDESVATFRQLQQVYERVGRQVVYVVKPAIAGDSQRLAHFCLQHRPDVVFSSALETPIGRHQALRLAQALWNQGISKRALGFGVEHWFADDWATLSAEALWAQL; this is encoded by the coding sequence ATGCGCGTGGAGGTTCGCCCCTACCGCCGTCCCTTTCGGCAACCGTTGCAGACGGCGCATGGCCCTTGGGCAGTGCGTGAGGGGATCATCCTGCGATTTGAAGATGAGCAGGGACAGGTGACCTTTGGCGAGATTGCGCCGATTCCCTGGTTTGGCACGGAAACGCTGGAGCAGGCGCGGGCGTGGTGCGATCGCTTCTCCCGCAATTTTGCCCTTGAGCAAATTGACGACATTCCCGACTCGTTGCCCGCTTGTCAGTTCGGGTTTGGGGCGGCCAGGGACCGGGTGGCTTGGGTATCTCCAGCACGATTTGAAATGCCTTCTCTAAAGCCACCCGGTCCCTTGAGCGTCTGCGCGCTGTTGCCGACGGGGGCAGCAGCGTTGGAGGGTTGGCAGGGGCTCTGGGAGCAAGGGCATCGCACCTTTAAGTGGAAGATTGGCGTGGCCGCGCTTGCGGAAGAATTGTCGCTGTTTCAGCAATTGGTAAAGGCAGTGCCCTCGGAACTACGGCTGCGGTTGGATGCCAATGGGGGACTCACCGGTGAGGAGGCCGCAACGTGGTTGGCCGAGTGCGATCGCGCTCCGCTCCCCATTGAGTTTTTGGAACAGCCTTTGCCGCCTGCCCAAATCCTGGACTGGCTGCCCCAGGTAAAGGGACAGTTTCAGACCGCGATCGCTGTAGATGAGTCGGTGGCGACATTCCGGCAGTTGCAGCAGGTCTATGAGCGAGTGGGGCGACAGGTGGTGTATGTGGTGAAGCCAGCGATCGCGGGCGATTCCCAGCGGCTAGCCCATTTCTGTTTACAGCATCGCCCCGATGTCGTCTTCTCCTCCGCGTTGGAAACGCCGATTGGGCGTCATCAAGCCCTTCGATTGGCACAAGCGCTGTGGAATCAAGGGATCTCCAAACGCGCTTTGGGCTTTGGGGTGGAGCACTGGTTTGCAGACGATTGGGCAACCCTGAGCGCCGAGGCACTATGGGCACAGCTATGA
- a CDS encoding hydantoinase B/oxoprolinase family protein codes for MGRWQFWIDRGGTFTDIVARRPDGRLVVHKLLSENPDRYPDAPLQGIRDLIGLATEDPIPAEEIAALKMGTTVATNALLERKGDRTLLVITDGFQDALRIGYQNRPDIFARHIELPEMLYERVIGVPERIDAHGEILQPLTPDSEPALVQQLQEAYDNGIRACAIVLMHGYRYPTHEQRVADLAHQVGFTQISVSHQVSPLMKLVSRGDTTVVDAYLSPILRRYVDRIASALIQNSKFKIPFGKGKALQNSKLPSPTPPTHPPSYSPTRLMFMQSNGGLTDAALFQGKDSILSGPAGGIVGAVQTSLRAGFQNIIGFDMGGTSTDVSHFNGEYERTFETEVAGVRLRSPMMAIHTVAAGGGSVLHFDGSRYRVGPDSAGAYPGPACYRNGGPLAVTDCNVMLGKLQPDFFPQVFGPNGDLPLDAEGVKAQFTELADRIHQSTGDTRSPEAVAAGFLAIAVEKMANAIKKISVQRGYDVAEYTLCCFGGAGGQHACQIAEALGMSEIFIHPYAGVLSAYGMGLADIRALRERSLELPLQLETLTELETVLTELARSGLEELEQQGIPVNVDATPLASQPGVEVLPRVHLKYVGTDAPLIVPYGTQPEMAAAFADLHRQRYGFAQPDKALIVDSVSVEVVGQTDVPAEPRLTRQRETPLLPKATVPVYMGDRWHDTPIYHRDDLCPGDTLPGPALIIEATGTNAIEPHWHATFTDLGALVLTQSIPRTGEVFSASPTPYGRGILEITSAANPKGSRENASPLHDPTTPLPDPVRLEIFNNLFRAIAEEMGVTLQNTSTSVNIKERLDFSCAIFDAEGQLVANAPHIPVHLGSMGESVQRLIRAKGDTLRPGDVYALNNPYNGGTHLPDVTVITPVFLNSKFKIQNSKLTPPTSSPPSPHHPATQPPSHPPTPHFYVASRGHHADIGGITPGSMPPQSRTLEEEGVLIDNFLLVDQGKFRERELRELLTGAPYPARNVDQNIADLQAQIAANVKGVEELRRMAEHQGLDTVQAYMGHVQNNAEDCVRRVIDRLSPGSFTYPLDDGSEIQVTIAIDAADRSAIIDFTGTSAQRSSNFNAPAAVCKAAVLYVFRTLVDDDIPLNAGCLKPLHIIIPEGSLLNPQPPAAVVAGNVEVSQAIVDALYGALGVMAGSQGTMNNLTFGNDRYQYYETICGGSGAGPDFDGTDAVHTHMTNSRLTDPEVLEWRYPVLVDRFEIRQGSGGAGQHRGGHGICRSLQFREPMTASILSSHRTVAPFGLAGGEPGAIGRNHLVKADGSEMMLEGQDQVEVAAGDSLIIETPGGGGYGELEMSTVSS; via the coding sequence ATGGGACGGTGGCAGTTTTGGATCGATCGCGGTGGCACCTTTACCGATATTGTGGCGCGGCGACCGGATGGGCGACTCGTCGTCCATAAGCTGCTGTCGGAAAACCCCGATCGCTACCCCGACGCCCCCCTGCAAGGCATCCGCGACCTGATAGGACTGGCGACGGAAGATCCTATTCCCGCTGAGGAAATTGCCGCGCTGAAGATGGGTACCACCGTCGCCACCAACGCGCTACTGGAACGGAAAGGCGATCGCACCCTCCTCGTGATCACCGACGGCTTCCAGGATGCCCTCCGCATCGGCTACCAAAACCGCCCCGACATCTTTGCCCGCCACATCGAACTTCCCGAAATGCTTTACGAGCGCGTCATCGGCGTGCCCGAACGCATCGACGCCCACGGCGAAATCTTGCAACCCCTCACCCCTGACTCCGAGCCCGCGTTAGTTCAACAACTTCAGGAAGCCTACGACAACGGAATCAGAGCCTGCGCGATCGTCCTCATGCATGGCTACCGCTACCCCACCCACGAACAGCGCGTCGCCGACCTCGCCCACCAAGTCGGCTTCACCCAAATCTCCGTCTCCCACCAAGTCAGCCCCCTGATGAAACTCGTCAGCCGCGGCGACACCACCGTCGTCGATGCCTACCTGTCACCCATCCTGCGCCGCTACGTCGATCGCATTGCCAGCGCTTTAATTCAAAATTCAAAATTCAAAATACCCTTCGGGAAGGGCAAAGCCCTACAAAATTCAAAACTCCCCTCACCCACCCCACCTACCCATCCACCCTCCTACTCCCCCACCCGCCTGATGTTCATGCAGTCCAACGGCGGCCTCACCGACGCGGCCCTCTTCCAGGGCAAGGACAGCATCCTCTCCGGACCAGCGGGGGGCATTGTCGGCGCGGTGCAAACCAGCCTGCGGGCGGGATTTCAGAACATCATCGGCTTTGACATGGGCGGCACTTCCACCGATGTGTCTCACTTCAACGGGGAGTACGAGCGCACCTTTGAAACCGAAGTGGCGGGAGTGCGGCTGCGATCGCCGATGATGGCGATTCACACCGTCGCGGCGGGGGGCGGATCGGTGCTGCACTTTGACGGCAGCCGCTATCGGGTCGGGCCAGATTCTGCCGGGGCATATCCGGGGCCTGCCTGCTACCGTAACGGCGGACCGCTGGCGGTGACGGACTGCAACGTAATGCTGGGCAAACTCCAGCCCGATTTCTTCCCTCAGGTGTTTGGGCCGAACGGCGACTTGCCCCTGGATGCCGAGGGGGTGAAAGCGCAGTTCACGGAACTGGCCGATCGCATCCACCAGTCCACAGGCGACACGCGATCGCCCGAAGCCGTCGCCGCCGGATTCCTCGCGATCGCCGTCGAAAAAATGGCCAACGCCATCAAGAAAATCTCGGTGCAGCGGGGCTACGACGTGGCGGAGTACACCCTCTGCTGTTTCGGTGGCGCGGGGGGACAACACGCCTGCCAAATTGCCGAAGCCCTCGGCATGAGCGAGATCTTCATCCATCCCTACGCGGGAGTGCTGTCGGCCTACGGCATGGGCCTGGCGGATATTCGGGCATTGCGGGAGCGATCGCTGGAACTGCCCCTGCAACTCGAAACCCTCACCGAACTCGAAACCGTCCTCACCGAACTCGCCCGGTCTGGCCTGGAAGAACTGGAGCAGCAAGGCATCCCCGTCAATGTTGACGCCACTCCCCTCGCCTCCCAACCTGGCGTGGAAGTCCTGCCCCGCGTTCACCTGAAGTATGTCGGCACCGATGCGCCACTGATCGTCCCCTACGGCACCCAACCCGAAATGGCCGCCGCCTTTGCCGACCTGCACCGCCAGCGCTACGGGTTTGCCCAGCCCGACAAAGCCCTGATTGTGGACAGCGTTTCTGTCGAAGTCGTGGGCCAAACCGACGTACCCGCAGAACCCCGCCTCACCCGCCAGCGGGAAACGCCGCTCCTGCCCAAAGCCACCGTTCCCGTTTACATGGGCGATCGCTGGCACGACACCCCCATCTACCACCGCGACGACCTCTGCCCCGGCGACACCCTCCCCGGCCCCGCCCTGATCATCGAAGCCACCGGCACCAACGCGATCGAACCTCATTGGCACGCCACCTTCACCGACCTCGGCGCGTTGGTGTTAACACAATCCATACCCCGTACGGGCGAGGTATTCTCGGCATCTCCAACCCCGTACGGGCGAGGCATTCTCGAAATAACGTCTGCGGCCAATCCGAAAGGTAGTCGCGAGAATGCCTCGCCCCTACACGACCCCACCACCCCACTACCCGATCCCGTCCGCCTGGAAATCTTCAACAATCTGTTCCGGGCGATCGCCGAAGAAATGGGCGTCACCCTGCAAAACACCAGCACCTCCGTCAACATCAAAGAACGCCTCGACTTCTCCTGCGCCATCTTCGATGCCGAAGGCCAACTCGTCGCCAACGCCCCCCACATTCCCGTTCACCTGGGTTCAATGGGCGAAAGCGTCCAGAGACTGATCCGCGCCAAAGGCGACACCCTCCGCCCCGGCGACGTCTACGCCCTCAACAACCCCTACAACGGCGGCACCCACCTGCCCGACGTCACCGTCATCACCCCCGTCTTTTTAAATTCAAAATTCAAAATCCAAAATTCAAAACTCACCCCACCCACCTCATCTCCCCCATCACCCCATCACCCAGCCACCCAGCCACCCTCCCACCCCCCCACTCCCCACTTCTACGTCGCCTCTCGCGGACACCACGCCGACATCGGCGGCATCACCCCTGGCTCCATGCCTCCCCAGAGTCGCACTTTGGAGGAAGAAGGCGTGCTCATCGATAACTTCTTGCTAGTGGATCAGGGGAAGTTTCGGGAACGGGAGTTGCGAGAACTGCTCACCGGAGCCCCCTATCCCGCCCGCAATGTCGATCAGAACATCGCGGATTTGCAGGCCCAAATTGCTGCCAACGTAAAAGGTGTGGAGGAACTGCGTCGGATGGCGGAACACCAGGGACTCGACACGGTGCAAGCCTACATGGGCCATGTGCAGAACAACGCCGAGGACTGTGTGCGGCGGGTGATCGATCGCCTCTCCCCCGGTTCTTTCACCTATCCGCTGGATGATGGCAGCGAGATTCAGGTCACGATCGCCATCGATGCGGCAGACCGCAGCGCCATCATTGACTTTACGGGAACATCAGCGCAGCGATCGAGCAACTTCAACGCCCCCGCTGCTGTGTGTAAAGCGGCGGTGCTGTACGTCTTCCGCACGTTGGTGGATGACGACATTCCGCTGAATGCGGGCTGCCTCAAGCCGCTGCACATCATCATTCCGGAAGGCTCGCTGCTGAATCCCCAACCGCCTGCGGCAGTGGTGGCGGGCAATGTGGAGGTGTCGCAGGCGATCGTCGATGCGCTGTACGGAGCGCTCGGGGTGATGGCGGGTTCCCAGGGCACGATGAACAACCTGACCTTTGGCAACGATCGCTACCAATATTACGAAACCATCTGCGGCGGTTCGGGTGCGGGGCCTGACTTCGACGGCACCGACGCCGTCCACACCCACATGACCAACTCCCGCCTCACTGACCCCGAAGTGCTGGAGTGGCGCTATCCCGTCCTCGTCGATCGCTTCGAGATCCGTCAGGGCAGCGGTGGCGCCGGTCAGCACCGGGGCGGACACGGCATCTGCCGCAGCCTCCAATTCCGCGAACCTATGACCGCATCAATTCTCTCCAGTCACCGCACCGTTGCCCCTTTCGGCCTCGCGGGGGGAGAACCGGGCGCGATCGGGCGCAATCACCTGGTTAAAGCCGACGGCTCCGAAATGATGTTGGAAGGACAAGATCAGGTTGAGGTCGCTGCTGGAGACTCCCTCATTATCGAAACTCCTGGCGGCGGCGGCTATGGAGAGTTGGAGATGAGTACCGTTAGCTCATAA
- a CDS encoding acyl-CoA thioesterase, with product MTFDFLRTIRFQDTDAAGVVYFARLLSICHEAYEASLQASGIDLKTFFSRGAIAVPITHTAADFHRPLLCGDEIIVRLTPTPTGPDSFEIAYQMLNAGGKSAAIATTRHVCIETATRQRHPLTPELTQWLQQWSPTDSSPTAATPPD from the coding sequence ATGACGTTTGACTTTCTACGGACAATTCGGTTCCAAGATACCGACGCTGCCGGGGTCGTGTACTTTGCCCGACTCTTGAGCATTTGTCATGAAGCGTATGAGGCCTCGTTGCAGGCGTCAGGCATTGATTTGAAAACGTTTTTTAGTCGGGGAGCGATCGCCGTTCCCATCACGCACACCGCTGCCGACTTTCATCGCCCGCTGCTGTGTGGGGATGAGATTATCGTACGGCTCACCCCCACCCCGACTGGGCCAGATAGCTTTGAGATTGCCTACCAAATGCTGAATGCCGGGGGTAAAAGCGCGGCGATCGCCACCACCCGCCACGTCTGCATCGAGACGGCTACCCGTCAGCGCCATCCCCTGACGCCAGAGCTGACCCAGTGGTTGCAGCAGTGGAGCCCAACTGACTCATCACCCACTGCCGCAACGCCGCCCGATTAA
- the menA gene encoding 2-carboxy-1,4-naphthoquinone phytyltransferase: MLIEPLIFEPMEITTPSIEVAAKRKKLWLAALKPPMYSVAIMPMLVGSLVAFAETQRLQAGIFVTFVVSAILILAWENISNDVFDSATGIDVNKHHSLVNLTGKKRLVFAIGNGCLGLGIAGIIAIALQQQDPTVLVLILLSCLLGYAYQGPPFRLGYQGLGEILCFFAFGPLGVGAAYYSQTQSWSVGSQVAGVIIGITTSLVLFCSHFHQVEDDIAAGKRSPIVRLGTQRGAQLIPWLCGLVLVLIVVAAIGGYLPLWSLLALLSGISAIRLSLQALTYHDQPVKIFNLKFYAIGFHFWSGVLLSLGLVLPSVL; this comes from the coding sequence ATGCTGATTGAGCCCTTGATTTTTGAACCCATGGAGATCACGACCCCGTCGATTGAGGTTGCGGCAAAACGCAAAAAGCTCTGGTTGGCAGCGCTGAAACCGCCGATGTATAGCGTGGCGATTATGCCGATGTTGGTGGGTAGTTTGGTGGCCTTTGCGGAAACGCAGAGATTGCAGGCCGGTATTTTTGTGACGTTTGTGGTGTCGGCGATTCTGATTTTGGCTTGGGAGAATATTTCCAACGACGTGTTCGACTCGGCCACGGGGATCGACGTTAACAAACATCATTCTCTGGTGAATCTGACGGGCAAGAAGCGGCTGGTGTTTGCCATTGGCAATGGTTGCCTGGGGCTGGGGATTGCGGGGATCATCGCGATCGCCCTCCAACAGCAAGACCCGACTGTGCTAGTGCTGATTTTGCTGAGCTGCTTGTTGGGCTATGCCTACCAGGGGCCGCCGTTTCGTCTGGGCTATCAAGGACTGGGGGAAATTCTCTGCTTTTTTGCGTTTGGCCCGTTGGGGGTGGGGGCGGCGTATTACAGCCAAACTCAGAGCTGGTCGGTGGGCAGTCAGGTGGCGGGCGTCATTATCGGCATTACGACCTCGCTGGTGCTGTTTTGCTCCCACTTTCATCAGGTGGAGGATGACATTGCGGCGGGCAAGCGATCGCCCATCGTTCGCCTGGGCACCCAACGGGGGGCGCAGTTGATTCCCTGGTTGTGTGGGTTGGTGCTGGTGCTGATTGTCGTGGCGGCGATCGGGGGCTATTTGCCGCTGTGGTCTTTGTTGGCGCTGTTAAGTGGAATTTCGGCCATCCGACTGTCGCTCCAGGCGCTGACCTATCACGACCAGCCGGTGAAAATCTTCAACCTGAAGTTTTACGCGATCGGCTTTCACTTTTGGAGCGGCGTGCTGCTGAGTTTGGGGTTGGTGCTGCCATCGGTGCTGTAA
- a CDS encoding AMP-binding protein, with translation MTPSEILQRRWGEPWLVAAGADTFWPQLAQWQHQLQHTQPRDLLLAEPDPIRLLAAFFAAAQRPCRIWLANPQWGTQEWSQVAAQCQPDLVIGTVPTAILRSRQQEKNNRQQLQDTSPIPLSSPTSLSPPPSSPAPQLPSSPTTTLHIPTGGSSGNIQFATHTWETLAASVWGFCRHFDCDRTNAYCLLPLYHVSGLMQAMRCLLSGGRLVIQPFRELLAAQDIEPLTDPSFLSLVPTQLQRLLASDHDFTPWLRQFTAILLGGAPPWPSLLQTARHRQLPLAPTYGMTETASQVATLLPQEFLAGHAGSGRSLPHAHLSILDEAGDPLPSQQVGRIAIAASSLALTRGATPIPSPLLTGDLGYLDAAGFLHVVGRETTLIFTGGEKVLPQEVEAAMLATGLVQDCAVLGVPDTDWGERVVAVITTTEPDPEIRLRSALQAQLSPYKMPKRWLVRAELPRNAQGKLNRAALRQWVMSQLGSTAATTGSALASGDGADG, from the coding sequence ATGACCCCCAGTGAAATTTTGCAGCGGCGATGGGGCGAACCCTGGCTGGTGGCAGCCGGAGCCGATACCTTCTGGCCACAGCTCGCCCAATGGCAACATCAGCTACAGCACACCCAGCCCCGTGACCTGTTGCTGGCAGAACCCGATCCCATTCGGCTTTTAGCAGCATTTTTCGCCGCCGCGCAACGGCCCTGCCGCATCTGGCTCGCTAACCCCCAGTGGGGCACTCAGGAATGGTCACAGGTCGCCGCCCAATGCCAGCCCGATCTCGTGATCGGCACCGTCCCCACCGCCATCCTGCGCTCACGGCAACAGGAAAAAAATAACAGGCAACAACTTCAAGACACTTCACCAATCCCACTTTCCTCACCAACCTCACTTTCTCCACCACCTAGCTCCCCAGCTCCCCAGCTCCCTAGCTCCCCAACCACCACTCTCCACATCCCCACAGGCGGCTCCTCGGGCAACATCCAATTTGCCACTCATACCTGGGAGACCCTGGCGGCGTCGGTATGGGGATTTTGCCGACATTTTGACTGCGATCGCACCAACGCCTACTGTTTACTGCCGCTATATCACGTCAGCGGGTTGATGCAGGCGATGCGGTGTCTGCTGTCGGGCGGGCGGTTGGTGATTCAGCCTTTTCGTGAACTGCTGGCAGCTCAGGATATCGAGCCTCTGACGGATCCCTCATTTCTCTCTCTTGTGCCGACGCAGTTGCAGCGGTTGCTGGCGAGCGATCACGATTTCACGCCCTGGCTGCGACAATTCACCGCGATCTTGCTGGGCGGTGCGCCCCCCTGGCCGAGCCTGCTCCAAACGGCGCGGCATCGACAATTGCCCCTCGCCCCCACCTACGGCATGACCGAAACCGCTTCGCAAGTCGCGACCCTGCTACCCCAGGAATTTCTGGCGGGTCACGCTGGCAGTGGTCGATCGCTGCCCCATGCCCACCTGAGCATTCTGGATGAGGCGGGCGACCCGTTACCGTCTCAGCAAGTGGGTCGGATTGCGATCGCGGCCTCCTCCCTCGCCCTCACCCGTGGGGCAACTCCTATCCCATCCCCCTTGCTGACGGGGGACTTGGGCTATCTGGACGCAGCCGGATTTCTCCATGTGGTCGGACGGGAAACGACGCTGATTTTCACCGGGGGCGAAAAGGTGTTGCCGCAGGAAGTAGAGGCGGCCATGCTGGCGACCGGGCTCGTGCAGGATTGTGCGGTGTTGGGGGTGCCGGATACGGACTGGGGAGAGCGGGTGGTCGCGGTCATCACCACGACTGAACCAGACCCGGAAATTCGCCTGCGATCAGCGCTCCAGGCCCAACTCAGCCCCTACAAAATGCCCAAGCGGTGGCTAGTGCGGGCAGAGTTGCCGCGCAATGCCCAGGGCAAGCTTAATCGGGCGGCGTTGCGGCAGTGGGTGATGAGTCAGTTGGGCTCCACTGCTGCAACCACTGGGTCAGCTCTGGCGTCAGGGGATGGCGCTGACGGGTAG
- a CDS encoding ROK family protein: MANEPQVIGVDLGGTAIKLGHYSQAGDCLAQLVVDTPQPATPEAVLTAIVQAIDQLDPDRQVRAIGIGTPGPACAQGRIARVAINLAGWHDVPLADWVEAKTGLPTVLANDANCAGLGEAWLGAGHDFQDLIVLTLGTGVGGAVILNGELFVGRTGAAGELGLITLDPNGPPCNSGNRGSLEQHCSVQAVRRDMGCDPGKLAAQALAGDETAIAYWQQYGRYLGAGLASLIYILTPEAIILGGGISAGADLFLPTVWQEIEQRVLPSSREDLQILTAKLGNQAGVVGAARLALKRFCGAT; this comes from the coding sequence GTGGCCAACGAACCTCAAGTCATCGGCGTTGATCTGGGCGGCACTGCCATTAAACTCGGGCACTATTCCCAAGCAGGAGACTGCCTGGCCCAGCTTGTGGTCGATACCCCCCAACCCGCCACGCCCGAAGCCGTCCTGACGGCGATCGTGCAGGCGATTGACCAGCTCGATCCGGATCGGCAGGTGCGGGCGATCGGCATTGGCACTCCCGGTCCTGCCTGTGCGCAAGGACGCATCGCTCGCGTTGCCATTAATTTAGCGGGCTGGCACGACGTGCCCCTGGCCGACTGGGTCGAAGCCAAAACAGGCTTGCCCACCGTCCTCGCCAATGACGCCAACTGCGCCGGACTCGGCGAAGCGTGGCTGGGCGCAGGGCACGATTTTCAAGATTTGATTGTCCTCACCTTGGGCACCGGAGTCGGCGGTGCCGTCATTCTCAATGGCGAACTGTTTGTCGGGCGCACCGGAGCCGCTGGGGAGTTGGGGCTGATCACGCTCGATCCCAACGGCCCCCCTTGCAATAGCGGCAATCGGGGATCGCTAGAACAGCATTGTTCCGTGCAAGCGGTGCGGCGCGACATGGGTTGCGACCCCGGCAAGTTAGCGGCCCAGGCCCTAGCCGGGGATGAAACCGCGATCGCCTATTGGCAGCAATATGGCCGTTACTTGGGCGCGGGACTGGCCAGCCTGATTTACATCCTGACGCCAGAAGCGATTATCCTCGGCGGCGGCATCAGTGCGGGGGCGGATCTGTTTTTGCCCACCGTCTGGCAAGAGATTGAACAGCGAGTGTTGCCCAGCTCCCGCGAAGACCTGCAAATTCTCACCGCCAAGCTCGGCAATCAAGCGGGCGTCGTGGGGGCCGCCCGGTTAGCCTTAAAGCGGTTTTGTGGCGCGACCTAA
- a CDS encoding SulP family inorganic anion transporter: MKLWRPQVLIPNVTAGLITGLLTLTYSVSYAALIFSGDLSPYLSIGVSSALVGAVVLALIVAWGSSLPFIIAGPDGNAAAILALIATTVSTQLMGTVDSGAIAVTIWVAILGSTFLTGGFLWLLGRLRLGRFIRFIPYPVVGGFLAGVGLLLAQGAIKVMTGVSPTLSNLPSFFELPQLLLWLPGLALTLVLKWALGRFHNCWTLPSILLGATLLVHGLLRLLGLNQEQAIAQGWLLEPVSATNPLQTWQSLSMDAVQWSALWSQTGSLLTLFAVVAITILLCATSIEMATDEDMDFDQELRVAGIANLVTGGLGGMVGHLSVSRSLLNREAGATHRLSGMVAAGFCAGVAIWGSGLFAFLPKAILGGLLLYLGLGLLIEWVYDAYFRLSWVDYGLVLAILLIGARFGFLAGVGVGLLVACLLFVITYSSLQVIRNRLSGLTYPSRHNRTFHERRILQREGNHIQIFVVQGYLFFGTAYSLLSDIRTYFDSVDGDREQYLVLDFRLVSGLDSSAINSFVKMKHLAEQVNAYLLFTDLSPQIEAVLRGKQGAIAPDDPICYTFPNLDAAIDWCEAKIIDQATFRRKRFIPFAMQLEEFFTDPDQVRPFMQYLEKIRLPAGESLFQQGDPANALYFIETGQISTVLTVENGKTKPLQTSGPGTIVGEIGLYGQTEYAGSGVADKPTTVYKLSQRSLTQMQQEQPAIAAEFHQTVARILASRLNQAVAGVEKLMRLQ; the protein is encoded by the coding sequence ATGAAACTGTGGCGGCCTCAGGTCTTAATTCCTAATGTGACGGCGGGCTTGATTACCGGACTGCTGACCCTGACTTACAGCGTGTCTTATGCGGCGCTGATTTTTTCGGGAGACCTGTCGCCCTACTTGTCCATCGGGGTGAGCAGTGCCCTAGTGGGCGCCGTCGTGCTGGCGCTGATTGTGGCCTGGGGCAGTTCGCTGCCGTTCATCATTGCCGGGCCAGATGGCAATGCCGCCGCTATTTTGGCGCTCATTGCCACCACCGTTTCTACCCAGCTCATGGGCACGGTAGACAGTGGCGCGATCGCCGTCACGATCTGGGTCGCCATTTTGGGCAGCACCTTCCTGACCGGAGGATTCTTGTGGCTGTTGGGCCGCCTGCGGCTGGGGCGCTTCATCCGGTTTATTCCCTATCCCGTCGTCGGGGGCTTTTTGGCCGGAGTCGGCTTGCTGCTGGCGCAAGGGGCGATCAAAGTCATGACGGGTGTCAGCCCCACCCTGAGCAACTTACCCAGTTTTTTTGAACTGCCGCAACTGCTGCTCTGGCTGCCCGGACTCGCGCTGACCCTCGTCCTCAAGTGGGCCTTGGGACGCTTTCACAATTGCTGGACGCTGCCGTCGATTTTGCTGGGGGCGACGTTGTTGGTGCATGGCTTGCTGCGGCTGCTGGGGCTGAATCAGGAGCAGGCGATCGCCCAGGGCTGGCTGTTGGAACCCGTCAGCGCCACCAATCCGCTACAAACCTGGCAGTCCCTATCGATGGACGCGGTGCAATGGTCGGCCCTATGGTCGCAAACTGGGAGCCTGCTCACCCTGTTTGCCGTCGTCGCCATCACCATTTTGCTCTGCGCCACCAGCATCGAAATGGCCACCGATGAGGACATGGATTTTGATCAAGAGTTGCGCGTGGCGGGCATTGCCAACCTGGTCACAGGCGGCTTGGGGGGCATGGTGGGCCATCTCTCCGTCAGCCGCAGTTTGCTCAATCGGGAAGCCGGAGCCACCCACCGTCTGTCGGGCATGGTCGCTGCTGGATTTTGCGCCGGGGTCGCCATTTGGGGCAGCGGTCTGTTCGCCTTTTTGCCCAAGGCCATCCTCGGCGGTTTGCTGCTTTACCTCGGCCTCGGCTTGCTCATCGAATGGGTTTATGACGCTTACTTTCGCCTGTCCTGGGTGGACTATGGCCTCGTGCTGGCGATCTTATTAATTGGGGCGCGGTTTGGGTTTCTGGCGGGCGTCGGTGTGGGGCTGCTCGTGGCTTGCCTCTTGTTCGTCATTACCTACAGCTCGCTTCAGGTCATTCGCAATCGGCTGTCAGGGCTGACCTATCCCAGTCGCCACAACCGCACCTTTCATGAGCGGCGAATTTTGCAGCGCGAGGGCAACCACATCCAAATTTTTGTGGTGCAGGGTTATCTGTTCTTCGGCACGGCCTATTCTCTGCTCAGCGACATACGCACCTATTTCGACAGCGTCGATGGCGATCGCGAACAATACCTGGTGCTCGATTTCCGCCTGGTTTCCGGACTCGATTCGTCGGCAATCAACAGCTTTGTCAAAATGAAGCACCTGGCCGAACAGGTCAACGCTTACTTACTCTTCACCGATTTATCCCCCCAGATCGAAGCCGTTTTGCGGGGCAAACAGGGGGCGATCGCCCCCGACGATCCCATTTGTTACACCTTCCCCAATTTGGATGCCGCCATTGACTGGTGCGAAGCCAAAATTATCGACCAGGCCACCTTTCGTCGGAAACGCTTCATCCCCTTCGCCATGCAGCTAGAGGAGTTTTTTACCGACCCCGATCAGGTGCGCCCCTTCATGCAGTATTTGGAAAAAATTCGCTTGCCCGCCGGGGAAAGCCTCTTTCAGCAGGGCGATCCGGCCAATGCCCTCTACTTCATTGAGACAGGGCAAATCTCCACCGTGTTGACCGTCGAGAATGGCAAAACCAAGCCGCTACAAACCAGCGGGCCGGGCACCATTGTGGGCGAAATCGGGTTGTACGGCCAGACCGAATACGCCGGTTCCGGGGTCGCCGATAAACCCACGACGGTGTACAAACTGTCGCAGCGATCGCTCACCCAAATGCAACAAGAGCAACCCGCGATCGCCGCCGAATTTCACCAAACCGTCGCCCGCATCCTGGCCAGTCGCCTCAACCAAGCCGTCGCTGGCGTCGAAAAACTCATGCGCCTCCAGTAA